A window of Fusarium oxysporum Fo47 chromosome II, complete sequence genomic DNA:
CTGCAAATAATCAGTCAATTGAAAATATTTCAGCCGTTATTCCCGTTAACGTGCAATTCGTCTGACACTCCGTGCCGAGATCCGATTTGACAACCCAATACGGAGTCTAAGATAACTAAGCCATTCTTAGCTCATAACCATCAAGGTTCACGAGTATTTAAATCACGACAGTCCTTTCTACAAATTGCTCTATTCCTCCGAGAAACACGGCAAAACGGCAAGTGGTCGGCAATATCGGCTACCTACAAGAGCCCTTTTGTTTGAGAGGTTGCGCATTTGCAAAGTTTAATTGTGAGACAGGataagctatataaaccTCGATTCCTCTGGGCAGAATGCAGCATTTCGCATATCGGTCATTCATTGATTAAGCTTCCTTGAATCGCTTAtctttactttctttataCCTTGTTGAGTCGCAATGTCAGGACCTACGAACTTTGACCCTGAGAGGGTTAACCTCACTGAGTTCCAGTCTATCACTGATCAAGGTCTCATCACCTGCTTTCTGACAACCGCTGGGAACCAATACGATGGTCCTCTTGGTATCAGAATCGGGTCAATATTCGTCATTCTTGTCGTCTCCACCGCAGTCACTTTCTTCCCTGTAGTGGCAACACGTATCCCAAGTCTGAGAATCCCGCTGTACATCTACCTTTTTGCACGATACTTCGGCTCCGGTGTCATCATTGCAACGGCCTTTGTTCACCTATTGGATCCTGCTTACTCAGAGATTGGACCGGCGTCTTGTGTTGGTATGACTGGTGGTTGGTCTACTTACTCTTGGCCACCTGCTATTGCCCTCTCAGCAGCGATGTTCACTTTTCTATTCGACTTTCTTGCCGATTATTATGTTCAATCTCACTATGGGCTTCAGCATAACGATTCTGGGGTTGAGGATACTATTACTACTTCCGGGACAGATGGCCATCAGCATCATTCTGACGACGGTTCGAACTCGAATAGGCTTGTGATCAATGGCCAGCACGATACAGAGGCGGCTACGTCAGAGAAGCATCGTGGTGGCTATGCAGACTTCAAGGAGCTTCAACACCTTGATGGTGATTCTGAAGAAACCGAGCTTGCATTCAAGACACAAATCGCGGCCTTCCTCATTCTCGAATTCGGTGTTCTGTTTCACAGCGTCTTCATCGGTCTGAACCTGGGTGTCGCAGATACATCCGACTTCGACACCTTGTTCCCAGTCCTTGTCTTCCACCAGTCCTTCGAAGGCCTCGGCATTGGAGCCAGACTTAGTGCCATTCCCTTCCCAAACCGACTTCGCAGTATGCCATGGCTTCTCTGTCTCGCTTACGGTTTAACAACACCTATCGCCATTGCCATTGGTCTCGGTATTCGAAAGACGTATGACAACTCATCGTACACTGCAAACCTGGTCAATGGTGTTTTTGACTCTATTTCTGCTGGAATTCTCATTTATACTGGTTTTGTGGAGATGATTGCTAGAGATTTCCTCTTCAATCGTGAGAGGACTAATGACAAGGTTCGCCTAGGATTTATGATCATCTGCCTCTTCCTTGGTACTGGAATCATGGCTCTGGTTGGCAAGTGGGCTTAGTGTTCCGCCAACATTGGTTTTATTTGAAGGAAATAAAAATTTAGAATAGCTGCCTCATGTATTTTAAAATCTCTGTTTAATCCACCTCGATAAGTACTTTCAGAGCGTTATGCTTCGATGCTTCGCCAAATGTCTTGTACGCATTTTCAACATCGCTCAGCTTGAAATCTAGGTTGGAACTCGTCAGTATTGATATATCAGACTTCAGCTGGAGAACTTACGATGAGTGATTAGTTGCGAGGGCTGCAGTTTGCCAGATTGCACTAGCTTGAGCAACATGGGGGTAGTAACAGTATCCACCAGCTGCGTAGTGATCGCTGACAGACGTGCATTAGTGTCATGTCAAACGGTAGATCAGAGAGCCAAGCCACTTACAGATGTTCTTGATCCATAGGtcctgaagatgaagatccaCTTTGGTGCCGTGAACGCCAACGTTTGCCAACACGCCTCCAACTGCGATGAGCTTTTGACAAAGCTCAAAAGTAGCAGGAAtaccaacagcctcaatgACAGTATCGCAACCTTTCCCATCTGTCAGTTTCATCACCTGAGACACAGCATCTTCGCCGCTGACGACTGAATCAGTGGCGCCGAGTTTCTTGGCAACGTCCAGTCTTGCATTGTCGGTATCAATGGCTATGATCTTGGAAGGCGAGTATAACTGGGCAGTGATAATAGCAGCCAAGCCGACCGGTCCAGCGCCAACAACAACTACAGTCCCTCCAGGTTGGACTTTGCCACTGAGAACACCAACTTCAAGACCTGTTGGGAAGATGTCGCTGACCATCACCAAAGCCGCCTCATCTGCCCCATCGGGAATAGGGTGGAGGCTCGAATCGGCATGGGGAATGCGGACATATTCAGCTTGAGTTCCATCGATTGTGTTACCGAGAATCCAGCCACCAGAGGTACAATGGCTATACATCCCCCTTCGGCAGTATTCACAGGTCGCGCAGCTTGAGATGCAAGAGATGAGAACTCTATCGCCCTCTTTGAATCGTGCGACAGATGGGCCTGCGGAATGGACGATCCCAACGCCTTCGTGGCCTAGAATTCTTCCTGGCTCACAGGTAGCGACATCGCCTTTTCGGATGTGCAGATCGGTTCCGCAGatggtggtcttggtgacttTGATGATTGCATCTGTTGGTGAAGAGATCTTGGGGACAGGACGATCCTGGAGGGTAACAGAGTTATTACCGCCGTAGACGAGGGCCTTCATTTTTGATATTTGAGTACAGAGATGGAGCGATGGGGTTTCTAGTTGTCAATTGACAGTTTTTAGAAGAAACATGAGATCTCCCTGGcattattatataacttcTATCAGCAGTGGTCTGACCTGGCGGGTGATGTCAGCATCACATCAGGCAATTGATCAGGCCGCTGTGGACGTGCGGGGTAGCGGCCGCAAAAGTCCGGGGTAACGGGCGCGGAACCGCATAACGCATGAACATCTTCAGTTTCGCCAATAACAATCAATCGCTAGAGATTCAATACCTCGTGGAAGTAACCGTAGCAATGAATTTCAGCCCAAGGGGTAAGTATCTTGTAAGCTAGCAGGCTCTAACCAATCGGATCACTTCAAAGCGGAAAGTTCCAGTCGGTGAACCAACTGTTGTATCGAATCACAGTTTGGTGATTCTCATGAGAAATAACTAGGAGCAGATATTGCATATCGAATGCAGGCCGTGTTTCAGGGATTGTATACGAATATGTCGGCAGATGAAGATACCGTCAACATGAACAGGGTctatcttcctcaacatTGTCTCAAGAGTACCGGGTTTCTTGCTGATCTTGTCTTCTCCAATTCCGAAACTCCTCCACAAACAGATCTGGTTATTCCCACGCTCAAAAATGAGTTCCTCTGTCCATTTCACTCCAATGtataatattcttctagTAGTACTCACACCACGGCTTTGTTTATCGAAGGGGTTTTCAGTTCGTATTTGGGCCCAATGCTTGTATAGCAGTAAATATTGTAAATCAGATTTGCAATAATTGAGGAGAAATGCACATCTTGCAATGACTCATAACCACTAGATCAATCTAAAGGTTGTAGGTTCGCCCTTAAATATTTCATCAACCCACTCTCTTGCCCCATCCCTACTGGCATCCTCCCATATTCCACCAGAGGTGTCAGACGCACTGCTAGCCGGACTAGACACCCAACCACCACTACCCCATGAGCGACGCCACTTTGAGATGCTATGCCCGTGGACATATCCGACTCTTCGAAATTGCTGAGCCGGTGGATCGGTTCGGTCGACATTGAGTAACAAGCCAAATGGTCCTCCATCATCTGCCTCAAATACCAAGAAATACTGCGATGTTTTGTTAGACTTAGGTAGACCCCCCACGCAATCCCATTCCACTCTTAGCTCGTCATCCGGACCCAAGGACACATTGTCACTGTAAGGATCGTCGAGTTTCACTTTAACGAGATGGCCCCGGACAACAAGGACCGGAGCTTGCTCCTCGCTGGTTATGATGTCCAAGATCTGCAAATTCGAGTCACTAGGTGTGACCCTGTCTGTGTAATAAATTGGCCCAGTGACAGATCCCCACGACCATGTTGGAGCACCCCCATCCTTGATTCTTCGATTATTACCATCAGCTGCATTTCTATACCACAAAAGGTCAGCCTTTATAGTTTTTCGCCAAAGTCCAGAAATGTATTCGTCATTACTTCTGAGCCTTTGGGTAGCGTTAGCCAGGCCTTGGATGGCAGGCAGTCGATCAGTCGCAAAGGTGAGGTCTAGCTCCGTATATGCCGGGACGATTTCAGATCTCCAATTCGCCTCAGCCAAAGAAACATCGGGATCTTGAGGATGAAGGAAATGCTTCATGACGCTTGTGGTACGAAGGGTCCTCAGAGATGTCGCTGAGCATTCGCACTCGCAGACAGATCTGCATTCCCAAGCCATCTCGTTCTGCGAAAAGTGGAGGGTCCGCGGTGACAGTAACCGTTCCTGAAACACCCAACCTCGCGTTGATAGCTTGCTTTGACCTGAACCACTTCTTCTACTATTCCATGTATGATACGGGAGTTGCTGGGCTAGGAACCCACGCTCTCGGATATGTACGACCCCTGAGCCGGACTGGTCATTCTTGCATGGCACAACGAACCTTTGTGGAGCCTTTCGTGACGGTGGCGACAAAAAGCCAGAAATGCTGTCCGGCGCAGCATCGGCAAATATGGTCACATAGGCGTTGGCATATACTTGAGCCATTCGCGAGGCCTCACGTTCCCAGTCCGCTGGAGAATCCTGGATAATACATAAGGAGTCTATCCATATGTACGGTATCTCCAGCGCTCGAGCCACTCTTAGAGCATCTTCAAAAGTTTGTGGAAGATCGCTAGGGAGCGAAATAGTGTATGCTTCTAGATTAGATAAAGTGGTCATTGTCGGCGTGCTTCCTCCCCAGCAGTGGCTCAGAGCTGCATAGTGTGCTTGCTGGTTTGGCTCAGTAACCACAAGCCTTGGCGATGCTCTGTCATTTCCAACCGATATAACCCGCGTTGGTAGCGTTGAAATGGTGGTCTTGGTACAGTTCGCATGTTTTCCTTGGGCGTGGCCACATGCGTTGAGCCACTCGCGCGCCAATGACACACAGCTTGGGGATAACCCGTATTCTGGTATATGGTAACCCTGGCCGATCAAGTCCCAGGGCAAAGACAAGTCATCTGCATTCTGTAAGATATCGTGCTTTTCAGGCAGGGACTTACATAACCTACCATCAGTTGTATATAGCTGAAAAGTCTTTTCACTGATCGCATGTGCAACGGGATCAGGATAAAGGTGGACAACCATAGGCCCTGGGTGTTTTGGCGGTTTGCTTTCGACGAGTATTGATTCATATAGCACCTCTGGCATAgctgtttcttctttcacaGTTGTGCTAATCGCCTCCCATAAGAGAGCACAAGTGTAACATGGAGTAGCATTGGCTGACTCCTTGAGGCCGCTCATAGGTATAGTCAAGCCTCTAATTGTTGTGTCATATTCCAGGACTAGTGAACGACACACTGGACATGGAGGTCCTGTTGGCTGGCATGGCGTGGTTTCCAATGGCTTTTTTAACTCGGAAGACATTATGTGGCCTTGGAGTGGCTGGTATATCGGCTGCAATGAGGTACGTTGGAGGCGCACGGGGGAGTATCATATACAACAGACTTTGCGCCTCTTGTTCAAGCGATCTTAGCCATATGAGTAGTCTGTCTATGGTCCTGAAACATCACCCAAAGTGGTCAGCATAGTTTGGGGGGCGGGGTAATCAGCCAACCCATCGTTTAGGAAGGCGGTCGAGAATGGCAGCAGGATGCAAGACTTGTTAGATTTCATCGCCACACTGGGGCAATAGCGCTCACAAAATAATAGACGGGAGAGGAGCTCTACTATAGGTAGTCCAGATGGGAACACAAATATGATGTTGACGTCATTTCTCACGGTAAATTATACTCAATTCCTGGACACATTGTGAGCTACATAGCTGAGCGTAAACTCTACAATGAACATGGATGGGATCTGGGGCTAGAACGTGGTAAAAAGTCAGTGACGATTAATAATGGATGTGATGAAAGGCTATGGAAGGACAGTGTATTTTATTAGCGGTTGTTTCCAAAAGGGCTAACGAGGAGAACCTAGATTACtttaaaattatatctaatataatatgCCGGTTTCTAGTTAATT
This region includes:
- a CDS encoding zinc transporter protein; protein product: MSGPTNFDPERVNLTEFQSITDQGLITCFLTTAGNQYDGPLGIRIGSIFVILVVSTAVTFFPVVATRIPSLRIPLYIYLFARYFGSGVIIATAFVHLLDPAYSEIGPASCVGMTGGWSTYSWPPAIALSAAMFTFLFDFLADYYVQSHYGLQHNDSGVEDTITTSGTDGHQHHSDDGSNSNRLVINGQHDTEAATSEKHRGGYADFKELQHLDGDSEETELAFKTQIAAFLILEFGVLFHSVFIGLNLGVADTSDFDTLFPVLVFHQSFEGLGIGARLSAIPFPNRLRSMPWLLCLAYGLTTPIAIAIGLGIRKTYDNSSYTANLVNGVFDSISAGILIYTGFVEMIARDFLFNRERTNDKVRLGFMIICLFLGTGIMALVGKWA
- a CDS encoding chaperonin 10-like protein, whose amino-acid sequence is MKALVYGGNNSVTLQDRPVPKISSPTDAIIKVTKTTICGTDLHIRKGDVATCEPGRILGHEGVGIVHSAGPSVARFKEGDRVLISCISSCATCEYCRRGMYSHCTSGGWILGNTIDGTQAEYVRIPHADSSLHPIPDGADEAALVMVSDIFPTGLEVGVLSGKVQPGGTVVVVGAGPVGLAAIITAQLYSPSKIIAIDTDNARLDVAKKLGATDSVVSGEDAVSQVMKLTDGKGCDTVIEAVGIPATFELCQKLIAVGGVLANVGVHGTKVDLHLQDLWIKNISITTQLVDTVTTPMLLKLVQSGKLQPSQLITHHFKLSDVENAYKTFGEASKHNALKVLIEVD
- a CDS encoding heterokaryon incompatibility protein-domain-containing protein, which codes for MSSELKKPLETTPCQPTGPPCPVCRSLVLEYDTTIRGLTIPMSGLKESANATPCYTCALLWEAISTTVKEETAMPEVLYESILVESKPPKHPGPMVVHLYPDPVAHAISEKTFQLYTTDDDLSLPWDLIGQGYHIPEYGLSPSCVSLAREWLNACGHAQGKHANCTKTTISTLPTRVISVGNDRASPRLVVTEPNQQAHYAALSHCWGGSTPTMTTLSNLEAYTISLPSDLPQTFEDALRVARALEIPYIWIDSLCIIQDSPADWEREASRMAQVYANAYVTIFADAAPDSISGFLSPPSRKAPQRFVVPCKNDQSGSGVVHIRERGFLAQQLPYHTWNSRRSGSGQSKLSTRGWVFQERLLSPRTLHFSQNEMAWECRSVCECECSATSLRTLRTTSVMKHFLHPQDPDVSLAEANWRSEIVPAYTELDLTFATDRLPAIQGLANATQRLRSNDEYISGLWRKTIKADLLWYRNAADGNNRRIKDGGAPTWSWGSVTGPIYYTDRVTPSDSNLQILDIITSEEQAPVLVVRGHLVKVKLDDPYSDNVSLGPDDELRVEWDCVGGLPKSNKTSQYFLVFEADDGGPFGLLLNVDRTDPPAQQFRRVGYVHGHSISKWRRSWGSGGWVSSPASSASDTSGGIWEDASRDGAREWVDEIFKGEPTTFRLI